In the Corvus cornix cornix isolate S_Up_H32 chromosome 20, ASM73873v5, whole genome shotgun sequence genome, one interval contains:
- the ZFP64 gene encoding zinc finger protein 64 — protein sequence MNRGGAGAAPAFPGPVQFPGSTTVLVELTPDIHICGICKQQFNNLDAFVGHKQSGCQLTSATAGATSTVQFVSEETVPSTQPQSTSRTIASETQTITVSAPEFVFEHGYQTYLPSESTEPPAAAVISTPPKAKSKKSSSSLPLKKLSCLYPGCQFKTSYGMKDLERHRRTHTGDKPHKCEVCSKCFSRKDKLKMHMRLHTGVKPYKCKHCEYAAADSSSLNKHQRIHSNERPFKCQICPYASRNSSQLTVHLRSHTGDAPFQCQMCPAKFKINSDLKRHLRVHSGEKPYKCEFCEVRCAMKGNLKSHMRIKHSMENTLKCPECEFQCGNKTSLRHHIRTHQPEQPVKCSECSYSCSSKAALKVHERIHCKDRPFKCEFCSFDTKQRSNLTTHVRKAHGDKVKGKKHSVDKKEGERPKQGGSRQVAKLDAKKAFKCDLCDASFVREDSLRSHKKQHSLYNGSKSNELAVLQLQMDPSRQPSAPITVSHLQVPLQAAQVSPYNEGRVKIIVGHQVPQANSIVQAASVNVVPPSLLGPGQEEVLGSGRLQLLGQVSVLAPAPPAVATGDAGPVAQPAVLLTAHEQGEGSALHQALIPGAAPGHEPPASQAFIASSGISCSDLEGLNALIQEGATEVTVVSDGGQSITVSTAAPPPPIFSSSSHTEGPKQTYSIIQSGAHTALLCPADSIPD from the exons ATGAaccgcggcggggcgggggcggcgcccGCCTTCCCCGGCCCCGTGCAGT TCCCCGGCAGCACCACGGTGCTGGTGGAGCTGACGCCCGACATCCACATCTGCGGCATCTGCAAGCAGCAGTTCAACAACCTGGACGCCTTCGTGGGGCACAAGCAGAGCGGCTGCCAGCTCACCAGTGCCACGGCCGGCGCCACCAGCACCGTGCAGTTCGTGTCCGAGGAGACCGTGCCAAGCACACAGCCTCAGAGCACGAGCAGGACCATCGCCTCCGAGACACAAACCATCACAG tTTCTGCCCCAGAGTTTGTTTTTGAGCATGGCTACCAGACCTACCTGCCCAGCGAGAGCacagagcctccagctgctgctgtcatctCTACACCACCAAAAGCAAAGTCCAAGAAAtcctcctcctcactgccaCTGAAGAAACTCAGCTGTCTCTACCCAG GTTGCCAGTTCAAGACTTCCTATGGTATGAAGGATTTGGAACGTCATCGGCGAACGCACACAG GAGACAAGCCCCACAAGTGCGAGGTGTGCAGCAAGTGCTTCAGCCGCAAGGACAAGCTGAAGATGCACATGCGCCTGCACACGGGCGTGAAGCCCTACAAGTGCAAGCACTGCGAGTACGCGGCGGCCGACAGCAGCAGCCTCAACAAGCACCAGCGCATCCACTCCAACGAGCGCCCCTTCAAGTGCCAGATCTGCCCCTACGCCAGCCGCAACTCCAGCCAGCTCACCGTGCACCTCCGCTCACACACAG GAGACGCCCCTTTCCAGTGCCAGATGTGCCCCGCTAAGTTCAAGATCAACTCGGACCTGAAGCGGCACCTGCGGGTGCACTCGGGGGAGAAGCCCTACAAGTGCGAGTTCTGCGAGGTGCGCTGCGCCATGAAGGGCAACCTGAAATCCCACATGCGCATCAAGCACAGCATGGAGAACACCCTCAAGTGCCCCGAGTGCGAGTTCCAGTGCGGGAACAAGACCAGCCTGCGGCACCACATCCGCACGCACCAGCCCGAGCAGCCGGTGAAGTGCTCCGAGTGCAGCTACTCGTGCTCCAGCAAGGCGGCCCTGAAGGTGCACGAGCGCATCCACTGCAAGGACCGGCCCTTCAAGTGCGAGTTCTGCAGCTTCGACACCAAGCAGCGCAGCAACCTCACCACCCACGTCCGCAAAGCCCACGGCGACAAGGTCAAGGGCAAGAAGCACTCGGTGGacaagaaggaaggagagaggccGAAGCAGGGCGGCTCCAGGCAAGTTGCCAAGCTGGATGCCAAGAAAGCCTTTAAGTGTGACCTGTGTGATGCCTCCTTCGTCCGGGAGGATTCTCTCCGGAGCCACAAGAAGCAGCACAGTCTGTACAATGGCTCCAAGAGCAAcgagctggctgtgctgcagctgcagatggATCCCAGCCGGCAGCCCAGTGCCCCCATCACCGTCAGTCACCTCCAGGTGCCACTCCAGGCCGCTCAGGTGTCCCCGTACAACGAGGGCAGGGTCAAGATCATCGTGGGCCACCAGGTGCCTCAAGCCAACAGCATTGTCCAGGCTGCCTCAGTGAACGTGGTGCCCCCCTCGCTGCTGGGCCcggggcaggaggaggtgctGGGCAGCGGCcgcctgcagctgctgggccagGTGAGCGTgctggccccggccccgccggcggTGGCCACGGGGGACGCGGGGCCGGTGGCACAGCCGGCCGTGCTGCTCACAGCCCACGAGCAGGGCGAGGGCAGCGCCCTGCACCAGGCCCTGatccccggggccgcccccggccACGAGCCCCCCGCCAGCCAGGCCTTCATCGCCAGCTCCGGCATCAGCTGCTCCGACCTGGAGGGGCTCAACGCCCTCATCCAGGAGGGAGCCACGGAGGTGACCGTGGTCAGTGACGGGGGGCAGAGCATCACCGTGTCCACGGCTGCCCCCCCTCCTCCCATCTTCTCGTCCTCTTCCCACACAGAAGGCCCCAAGCAGACCTATTCCATCATCCAGAGCGGGGCTCACACGGCCCTGCTGTGTCCCGCAGACTCCATCCCCGATTAG